CCTCTCGCGTTAATTGCAGCAAGCATACTTGAAGTCTTTAGCCATCATAAAACTGTTCCAGCAAACACCGACCGCCGTCCGCCTAGGGTAAGTCGGACACAAAAGAAGAGCGATAAGCAAATGCTTATCGCTAAAGGGACACCCCACCATGTCGTGTGTGGCGGTGTTTTGAACCTGCTTTCGCAGGTGGGGTCGTACCCGCGGGCTCCGCCTTGGCTTAAGCCTATCGCGTCCCCCGACGAAGATCGAACCCCGTTTATATAGTGTTGGCTCAAAACGCGTGCTACATCACGATCATAGTAGGGCACAGCAATATATACCACGATCAGATCGGGTTGTCCATGCTTCACGAATCCTCATCCGTATCCACCACCCGAATGTGCAGCTCCGCCAATTGATCGGGGTCCGCCGGCGAAGGGGCGTTCGCCATAACGTCACGTGCGGCTTGATTCTTCGGGAAGGCGATCACCTCTCGGATATGCGCTTCGTTGGCAAATATCATCAGCAAACGATCGATGCCCGGCGCGATGCCCCCGTGCGGCGGCGTGCCGTATTCGAAGGCTTCCAGCATGTGGCCGAAGCGTTCCCGGGCGACATCCTTGTCCAGACCGATGAGTGAAAACACGCGTTCCTGGAGCTGGCGATCGTGGATTCGGATGCTTCCACCGCCCACCTCGACGCCGTTGAGCACCATGTCGTACTGCTGGCCGCGGGCTTTGTGGGGATCGGAGTCGAGCAAAGGGACATCTTCCGGAATCGGCGAAGTGAAAAGGTGATGGCTTGGATCCCAACGATTCTCGTTTTCGTTCCATTCGACGAAGGGAAAATCCAGCACCCAGCAGAACGCCAGGACATCAGGATCGATCAAACCGGATCGTTCGGCGAGATGATCGCGCAGCCGGCTCAGCGATTCGAAAACCACACCGGCATCACCGGCAACGAAGAGCAGCAAATCACCCGCTTGTGCGCCCAGTCTTTCTTGCATTGCCGTTCGAGTTTCCTCGCTGAGGAACTTCGCAAAAGAGGAGCGGATCTCCCCCGATTCCGTCAGGGCCAAATACGCAAGGCCTTTGGCTCCGAGAAGCTGCACGAATTCCACCAACTCGTCGATTTCCTTGCGGCTCGAATTCCCCCAGCCTTTGGCATTTATACCGCGTACCGATCCCTCCGAAGCAATCGTCTTTTCGAAAACCTGGAATCCGCATTCGCCTACCAAATCGCTGACGTCCTTCAATTCCATCCCGAAGCGAATGTCCGGCGCGTCCCGTCCAAATCGTTCGAGCGCTTCCACATAGGTCAAACGCGGCCAGGGCTTGGCCAGCAAACGTTTGTGCGGCAGCAGGGTCTCCACCATCGAAGTGAACAACTCTTCGGCCAAAGAAATCACGTCCTCACGCTCGACGAAGGACATCTCCAGATCGAGCTGCGTGAATTCGGGCTGGCGGTTGCCGCGTTGATCTTCATCACGGAAACAACGTGCGATCTGGAAGTAGCGCTCCACTCCGGCGACCATGAGCAACTGCTTTAACTGCTGCGGAGATTGCGGTAAGGCATAGAACTCGCCCGGATGAACGCGCGAGGGGACCAGATAGTCCCGCGCCCCTTCGGGTGTGGTCTTGAAGAGAATCGGGGTCTCGACCTCCCAGAAACCCCGTACATCCAGGAAATCGCGAATGTACTTCACCACGGCATGCCGCAGCTGCAGGTTGTGCTGCATGCGCGGCCGGCGCAGGTCGAGGTAGCGGTACTGCAGCCGTACCATCTCTTCGACTTCGCTCTCTTCGTTGATCGCAAACGGAGGCGTACGCGCCGGGTTGAGCACTTTGAGTCGATCTATGGCAACTTCGATCTGGCCCGTGGCCAGATCGGGATTTTCCATGTCCTCGGGACGTTTTCGAACCACGCCCTCCACCTGGATGACCCATTCGTTGCGCACGGCTTCCGCCGCCCGGTGCGCTTCAGTGGATTCCTCCGGATGGGCCACAACCTGCACGATTCCAGAGCGGTCGCGCAAATCGATGAAGGTCACACCTCCGTGGTCGCGCCGCCGGTTGACCCAACCAGCCAGCGTGACGCGTTCTCCGACGTGTTCGACCCGCAGGCTGCCGCAATCATGTGTGCGATACATACTGCCTCTCCTTCTCTCCTATAAAAACTTCGCCGCCCGGTCTGGATGACATCGGGCGGCGGGAAAATCTGGCCTCGGTGGCGCTAGCGCACGAACAATCCCACCACCCGATGGTTGCAATCATCGTCGTTGGAATTGTTGACTCGTGCGTCGACTTTTGGATGTGCGTGCATGTGTGGATTATAGCATCCAAGCGAAAGCGCGGTCAACTTTGAACACGAATTCAGACCGCGAGTTGGATGCGGATCAAGACGGCCTCCCGGACGGCCCGTTCGACGTCTTCCCGCAAGGGTACCCCTTTCTCGTCGAACCGGACGAATCGGGCCGCAGACTCATTTTCCT
This genomic stretch from Anaerolineales bacterium harbors:
- the aspS gene encoding aspartate--tRNA ligase yields the protein MYRTHDCGSLRVEHVGERVTLAGWVNRRRDHGGVTFIDLRDRSGIVQVVAHPEESTEAHRAAEAVRNEWVIQVEGVVRKRPEDMENPDLATGQIEVAIDRLKVLNPARTPPFAINEESEVEEMVRLQYRYLDLRRPRMQHNLQLRHAVVKYIRDFLDVRGFWEVETPILFKTTPEGARDYLVPSRVHPGEFYALPQSPQQLKQLLMVAGVERYFQIARCFRDEDQRGNRQPEFTQLDLEMSFVEREDVISLAEELFTSMVETLLPHKRLLAKPWPRLTYVEALERFGRDAPDIRFGMELKDVSDLVGECGFQVFEKTIASEGSVRGINAKGWGNSSRKEIDELVEFVQLLGAKGLAYLALTESGEIRSSFAKFLSEETRTAMQERLGAQAGDLLLFVAGDAGVVFESLSRLRDHLAERSGLIDPDVLAFCWVLDFPFVEWNENENRWDPSHHLFTSPIPEDVPLLDSDPHKARGQQYDMVLNGVEVGGGSIRIHDRQLQERVFSLIGLDKDVARERFGHMLEAFEYGTPPHGGIAPGIDRLLMIFANEAHIREVIAFPKNQAARDVMANAPSPADPDQLAELHIRVVDTDEDS